In Arthrobacter sp. SLBN-112, a genomic segment contains:
- a CDS encoding ferredoxin reductase family protein: MNTQLLPTTPAASSSGRPGRPSQSTTRPVRGWFTRQHRQRMLRTDLLTVIAWASVAAAIALWLEDGGASNITSPAGLFTAGGIVAGLAGMDLVLLMLLLAARIPFIDRTIGHDRALEFHGKLGKPSLYLLLAHGVLIAIGYGMAEGLDPITESINLWVQVPDMWLAFVSMALFIAVVVTSLVAVRRRFPYEFWYVVHLLTYAAVATSIPHQFSVGGLFAAGTWQRWYWLAICISTGTALVYFRILEPVLATLRHRLTVARVEAVAPGVVNIVMRGRQLDQLAGTGGRFFIWRFLAPGMWWHPHPFSLSAEPVFNGPDGQGTMRITVRNLGDGSGRLLRLRKGTKVALEGPYGLLSTAARTKNKVVMIGAGIGITPLRALLETTPFGPGEASVLLRGHTERELYLGSEILELCQERGARLFHLTGRRSHGRSTWLPEDAVHNGYSLTSYVPDIADADVYVCGPAHWAANVIADAANAGVPEDQIHHERFDW; this comes from the coding sequence ATGAACACGCAGCTCCTGCCGACAACACCGGCCGCAAGCAGCTCCGGCCGTCCGGGGCGTCCTTCCCAGTCCACCACGAGGCCCGTCCGCGGCTGGTTCACCCGCCAGCACAGGCAGCGCATGTTGCGAACGGACCTCCTGACCGTCATTGCCTGGGCATCCGTTGCCGCGGCAATCGCGCTGTGGCTGGAGGACGGCGGGGCTTCGAACATCACCTCGCCCGCCGGGTTGTTCACCGCAGGCGGGATCGTCGCCGGACTGGCGGGCATGGACCTGGTCCTGCTCATGTTGCTCCTGGCGGCAAGGATCCCGTTTATTGACCGGACCATCGGCCATGACCGCGCCTTGGAGTTCCACGGCAAGCTGGGCAAACCCTCCCTTTATCTGCTCCTGGCCCACGGCGTGCTGATCGCCATCGGGTATGGCATGGCGGAGGGGCTTGATCCCATCACCGAGTCCATCAACTTGTGGGTGCAGGTGCCCGATATGTGGCTGGCCTTCGTGTCCATGGCACTGTTTATCGCCGTCGTGGTGACGTCCCTGGTGGCCGTACGTCGCCGCTTTCCCTACGAGTTCTGGTACGTGGTGCACCTCCTGACGTACGCCGCCGTCGCCACCTCAATCCCGCACCAGTTCAGCGTCGGCGGGTTGTTCGCCGCAGGTACCTGGCAGCGCTGGTACTGGCTGGCCATCTGCATCTCCACCGGCACCGCCCTGGTGTACTTCCGCATCCTGGAACCGGTGCTGGCCACCCTCAGGCACCGGCTCACCGTGGCCCGGGTTGAGGCCGTGGCGCCAGGCGTGGTGAACATCGTCATGCGGGGCCGGCAGCTGGACCAGCTGGCAGGGACCGGCGGGCGCTTCTTCATCTGGCGGTTCCTGGCCCCGGGAATGTGGTGGCACCCGCACCCGTTCAGCCTGTCCGCCGAGCCGGTCTTCAATGGTCCTGACGGCCAGGGGACCATGCGGATCACCGTCCGCAACCTCGGCGACGGATCAGGCCGCCTCCTCCGGCTGCGGAAAGGTACCAAAGTGGCGCTGGAGGGACCGTATGGCCTGCTCAGCACCGCCGCCCGCACCAAGAACAAAGTGGTCATGATCGGGGCCGGCATCGGCATCACTCCGCTGCGGGCGTTGCTGGAAACCACGCCGTTCGGACCCGGTGAGGCCAGCGTCCTGCTGCGTGGCCATACGGAGCGGGAGCTCTACCTCGGCAGCGAAATCCTGGAGCTCTGCCAGGAACGCGGCGCCAGGCTCTTCCACCTCACCGGGCGGCGGTCCCATGGCCGCTCCACATGGCTCCCTGAGGACGCCGTGCACAACGGCTACAGCCTCACCTCCTACGTCCCGGACATTGCGGACGCCGACGTCTACGTCTGCGGCCCGGCACACTGGGCAGCCAACGTCATAGCGGATGCCGCGAACGCCGGCGTCCCCGAGGACCAGATCCA
- the rpmB gene encoding 50S ribosomal protein L28, producing MAAHCQVTGAEPGFGHSISHSHRRNKRRFDPNIQKKRYWVPSLRRNVTLQVSARGIKTIDVRGIDAVVADILARGVKL from the coding sequence ATGGCAGCACACTGCCAAGTGACCGGGGCCGAGCCGGGCTTTGGGCACAGCATTTCGCACTCGCACCGCCGCAACAAGCGCCGGTTCGATCCGAACATTCAGAAGAAGCGCTACTGGGTTCCGTCCCTGCGCCGTAACGTCACGCTGCAGGTCTCTGCACGTGGCATCAAGACCATCGACGTGCGCGGCATCGACGCAGTCGTCGCCGACATTCTTGCTCGTGGGGTGAAGCTCTAG
- the rpmG gene encoding 50S ribosomal protein L33, producing the protein MAKDKDVRPIIKLKSTAGTGYTYVTRKNRRNDPDRMVLKKYDPKIRQHVEFREER; encoded by the coding sequence GTGGCTAAGGACAAGGACGTACGTCCGATCATCAAGCTCAAGTCGACCGCGGGCACCGGTTACACCTACGTAACCCGCAAGAACCGTCGTAACGATCCGGACCGCATGGTCCTGAAGAAGTACGACCCCAAGATCCGCCAGCACGTCGAATTCCGAGAGGAGCGCTAA
- the rpsN gene encoding 30S ribosomal protein S14 — protein sequence MAKKSKIARNEQRKVIVERYAAKRLELKKTLVDENATDEAREAARLGLQKLPRNASPIRLRNRDIIDGRPRGTFQKFGISRVRFRDMAHRGELPGITKSSW from the coding sequence ATGGCTAAGAAGTCCAAGATTGCTCGCAACGAGCAGCGCAAGGTCATCGTTGAGCGTTACGCTGCCAAGCGCCTCGAGCTGAAGAAGACCCTGGTTGACGAGAACGCAACCGACGAAGCACGCGAAGCAGCCCGCCTGGGCTTGCAGAAGCTGCCCCGCAACGCGTCCCCGATCCGTCTGCGTAACCGCGACATCATCGACGGCCGCCCCCGCGGTACCTTCCAGAAGTTCGGCATCTCCCGTGTTCGCTTCCGCGACATGGCTCACCGCGGTGAGCTCCCGGGCATCACCAAGTCTTCCTGGTAA
- a CDS encoding LacI family DNA-binding transcriptional regulator, with protein MTPRSTSRNGKRATILDVAAAAGVSRQTVTRAMNDMAGISPDTRERVQKIAAELGYTPSRFAKGLVQGARVSVGLAIPDLTNPYFPAFASSVVEAATGRGWNVVVDDYGHGTGSAADAAARLAPQVDALIGYLAPHADEAQALMGRRPVVALDSPGAGTAGGISFDYHHAARLALAHLASRGCANIAFLDSDQGGPAGSRSAAAAAVAQETGVQLTRFRAAPSVAAAKAAVALLTAGGRPVDGILAFNDLMAAGALKALQASGIAVPGDCAVIGMDGIPLGELLTPELTTLALDLRAVGRAAVGLLEGLLAGSLAEGGTETHLILRHQLILRQSA; from the coding sequence ATGACCCCCCGAAGCACAAGCCGGAACGGCAAGCGGGCCACCATCCTGGATGTCGCCGCAGCCGCCGGAGTCTCCCGGCAGACCGTAACCCGGGCCATGAACGATATGGCCGGCATCAGCCCCGATACCCGTGAGCGCGTCCAAAAGATTGCCGCAGAGCTGGGCTACACCCCCAGCCGTTTCGCCAAGGGACTGGTCCAGGGAGCCAGGGTTTCTGTGGGCCTCGCCATCCCGGACCTGACCAACCCCTACTTCCCGGCCTTTGCGTCCAGCGTGGTTGAGGCGGCTACCGGGCGCGGCTGGAATGTGGTGGTTGATGATTACGGTCACGGCACCGGCAGCGCCGCGGACGCCGCCGCCAGGCTCGCACCGCAGGTGGACGCATTGATCGGCTACCTGGCGCCCCACGCGGACGAGGCGCAGGCGCTCATGGGCCGCCGGCCCGTCGTCGCCCTTGACTCGCCAGGCGCGGGAACCGCCGGCGGCATCTCGTTCGACTACCACCACGCGGCGCGGCTGGCCCTCGCCCACCTCGCCTCCAGGGGCTGCGCGAACATTGCCTTCCTTGACTCGGACCAAGGCGGGCCTGCCGGCAGCCGGAGCGCTGCGGCGGCCGCGGTGGCCCAGGAAACTGGAGTACAGCTCACCCGGTTCCGGGCGGCACCCTCTGTTGCCGCGGCCAAGGCCGCCGTGGCCCTCCTGACCGCGGGTGGGCGGCCCGTGGATGGGATCCTTGCCTTCAATGACCTGATGGCCGCCGGTGCGTTGAAAGCGTTGCAGGCGTCCGGCATAGCTGTCCCTGGTGACTGCGCCGTCATCGGTATGGACGGGATACCGCTCGGAGAGCTGCTCACGCCGGAGTTGACCACCCTTGCCCTTGACCTGCGCGCGGTGGGCCGCGCCGCCGTCGGCCTCCTGGAAGGCCTCCTCGCAGGCTCGCTCGCGGAAGGCGGCACCGAGACTCACCTGATCCTTCGGCACCAGCTGATTCTCCGCCAATCCGCCTAA
- a CDS encoding glycoside hydrolase family 2 TIM barrel-domain containing protein: MSLHIPAATAGGQDSRGAANSTPNLELGQEGVRELASLAPGRGSLPARSYLATDAPKLSLNGDWQFRLSPGIRTAPNDGWQHGKDPAGFVPLPVPSSWSMHGHGSPAYTNVQFPFAVEPPFVQEANPIGDHLVTFEAGPEFLPHALLRFDGIDSAGTVWLNGVELGTTRGSRLAHEFDVSGILVEGTNTLAVRVAQFSAASYVEDQDMWWLPGIFRDVTLQARPTDGIDDLFVHADYDHKTGHGTLRVEVTRAGKVVDAVVRIPELGLELPAATEQAIPGVEPWSAEEPRLYDATVSTPGETASLQVGFRSITIEDAQFKVNGRRILLRGVNRHEHHPRLGRVVPRDVVEAELRLMKQHNINAIRTSHYPPHPEFLALADQLGFYVVLECDLETHGFVGAGWAQNPSDDPQWEEALVDRMQRTVERDKNHPSVIMWSLGNEAGTGRNLAAMSRWAKDRDPSRPIHYEGDWSSPDVDVYSRMYASQAETALIGQGIEPALENAELDARRRAMPFVLCEYVHAMGNGPGGMSEYQELFEKYPRLMGGFVWEWLEHGITVRDPDGGEHFAYGGDFGEEIHDGNFVTDGLVDANRKPRPGLLDFKKVIEPLHIEVGQDWASFAVRNGQDFADTSAFSFQYKVETDGDIRLEGSVAVAPVAPQSETVVELPAEVAGYAAAPASSQAAVLTVSAVLASDTAWARAGHEVAWGQGGRIAAQDPGLPAGDGVEVTDDELRLGPARFSRATGMPTSIGGLPVDKLGLVLWWPPTDNDLGREWGSTDERPLATQWKDAGLDRLHTRLLGITAEPAADGGERLRVSTRVGAADKQYGILVDYLWTSNSGELALRTRIKPVGDWVNAGFDVEWARIGLELVLGTGTTTVNWFGQGPHQSYPDTGQGARTGWFELPLAGLDVDYVRPQESGARGGVRHAVLETGGKQLHLSGKPFALTVRPYGLGVLAAARHRPDLVPDGRSYVYLDHARRGVGTAACGPGVLEPYRLKPRDAEFDVIFRVLG; this comes from the coding sequence ATGTCACTCCACATCCCCGCCGCAACTGCCGGCGGCCAGGACTCCCGCGGCGCCGCGAACTCCACCCCCAACCTGGAGCTTGGCCAGGAAGGGGTCCGGGAGCTGGCCTCGCTGGCGCCGGGAAGGGGAAGCCTGCCCGCACGTTCGTACCTCGCAACTGACGCTCCCAAGCTGTCGCTGAACGGAGACTGGCAGTTCAGGCTGAGCCCTGGAATCCGGACTGCGCCTAATGACGGGTGGCAGCACGGAAAGGACCCGGCCGGCTTCGTTCCGTTGCCCGTCCCCTCCAGCTGGAGCATGCACGGCCACGGCTCCCCGGCGTACACCAATGTCCAGTTCCCCTTTGCCGTGGAACCGCCGTTCGTCCAGGAAGCCAACCCCATCGGGGACCACCTGGTGACCTTTGAAGCCGGCCCCGAGTTTCTCCCGCACGCGCTGTTGCGGTTCGACGGCATTGATTCCGCCGGGACGGTATGGCTGAACGGGGTGGAACTCGGAACTACCCGCGGCAGCAGGCTGGCCCACGAATTCGACGTGTCCGGCATCCTGGTGGAAGGCACCAACACCCTGGCGGTGCGGGTGGCCCAGTTCTCCGCCGCCAGCTACGTGGAGGACCAGGACATGTGGTGGCTCCCGGGGATCTTCCGGGACGTAACCCTCCAGGCGCGGCCCACGGACGGCATCGACGATCTCTTCGTCCATGCAGACTACGACCACAAGACGGGGCACGGCACGCTGCGCGTCGAGGTGACCCGGGCCGGAAAGGTGGTTGACGCCGTCGTACGCATCCCGGAACTCGGCCTGGAACTGCCCGCCGCCACTGAACAGGCTATACCGGGCGTCGAGCCGTGGTCAGCGGAAGAGCCGCGCCTGTATGACGCCACCGTCAGCACCCCTGGCGAGACCGCCTCCCTGCAGGTGGGCTTCCGCAGCATCACTATCGAAGACGCCCAGTTCAAGGTCAACGGCCGGCGCATCCTGCTCCGCGGTGTGAACCGGCATGAGCACCACCCCCGGCTGGGCCGCGTGGTGCCGCGGGACGTGGTGGAAGCCGAACTGCGGCTGATGAAGCAGCACAACATCAATGCGATCCGCACCTCGCACTACCCGCCGCATCCGGAATTCCTGGCCCTGGCCGACCAGCTCGGGTTCTACGTGGTCCTCGAATGCGACCTTGAGACCCACGGATTCGTGGGGGCCGGATGGGCGCAGAACCCCAGCGACGATCCTCAATGGGAAGAAGCCCTGGTGGACCGGATGCAGCGCACCGTGGAGCGCGACAAGAACCATCCTTCGGTCATCATGTGGTCCCTGGGCAATGAGGCCGGCACCGGCCGGAACCTTGCGGCCATGTCACGCTGGGCCAAGGACCGTGACCCGTCGCGCCCCATCCACTACGAAGGCGACTGGTCATCGCCCGACGTGGACGTCTACTCCCGGATGTACGCCAGCCAGGCCGAGACGGCGCTGATCGGCCAGGGAATCGAACCGGCACTCGAGAATGCCGAACTGGATGCCCGGCGCCGCGCCATGCCGTTCGTGCTCTGCGAATATGTCCATGCCATGGGCAACGGGCCCGGCGGCATGAGCGAATACCAGGAACTGTTCGAGAAGTACCCGCGGCTGATGGGCGGCTTCGTCTGGGAGTGGCTGGAACACGGCATCACCGTGCGGGACCCCGATGGGGGCGAACACTTCGCCTATGGCGGGGATTTTGGTGAAGAGATCCATGATGGAAACTTCGTCACCGACGGCTTGGTTGACGCCAACCGCAAGCCCCGCCCCGGGCTGCTGGACTTCAAGAAGGTCATTGAGCCGCTGCACATAGAGGTTGGGCAGGATTGGGCCAGCTTCGCCGTACGCAATGGCCAGGACTTTGCGGACACGTCCGCTTTCAGCTTCCAGTACAAAGTTGAGACCGACGGCGACATCCGGCTTGAGGGGTCAGTGGCCGTTGCGCCCGTAGCGCCGCAGTCCGAAACAGTTGTGGAGTTGCCGGCGGAAGTTGCCGGGTACGCGGCCGCGCCGGCGTCCAGCCAGGCTGCGGTGCTGACCGTTAGCGCCGTGCTTGCCTCCGATACGGCCTGGGCCAGGGCCGGCCACGAGGTCGCCTGGGGCCAGGGGGGCCGCATTGCGGCACAGGATCCTGGGCTGCCCGCCGGGGACGGAGTCGAGGTCACGGACGACGAGCTGAGGCTTGGTCCCGCCCGATTCAGCCGGGCCACTGGCATGCCCACGTCCATTGGTGGCCTTCCCGTCGACAAGCTGGGGCTGGTCCTGTGGTGGCCACCCACTGACAACGACCTGGGCCGGGAATGGGGGAGCACCGACGAGCGGCCGCTTGCCACCCAGTGGAAGGACGCAGGACTTGACCGCCTCCACACACGCCTGCTGGGCATCACGGCGGAACCCGCGGCAGACGGCGGCGAGCGACTCCGCGTCAGCACCCGCGTCGGCGCCGCGGACAAGCAGTACGGCATACTGGTCGATTACCTGTGGACCAGCAACTCCGGCGAACTGGCACTGCGCACCCGCATCAAGCCCGTAGGGGATTGGGTCAACGCCGGCTTCGACGTCGAATGGGCACGGATCGGGCTGGAGCTCGTCCTGGGGACCGGGACAACTACGGTGAACTGGTTCGGGCAGGGTCCGCACCAGAGTTACCCGGACACCGGCCAGGGCGCGCGAACGGGGTGGTTCGAGTTGCCACTTGCCGGCTTGGACGTGGACTACGTCCGGCCGCAGGAATCCGGGGCGCGCGGCGGCGTACGGCACGCGGTTCTGGAAACCGGCGGCAAGCAGCTGCATCTCTCCGGAAAACCTTTTGCCCTGACTGTCAGGCCCTATGGCCTGGGTGTACTCGCGGCCGCCAGGCACCGTCCCGACCTGGTTCCCGACGGACGCAGCTACGTTTACCTTGATCATGCCCGGCGGGGTGTGGGGACTGCAGCGTGTGGACCCGGTGTCCTGGAGCCATACCGGCTGAAGCCCCGTGACGCTGAGTTCGACGTCATCTTCCGCGTCCTCGGCTAA
- a CDS encoding HU family DNA-binding protein, with the protein MAKNRSELVAEVAGKAGTSQAAVNSVLDALFEVFETSVAAGEKITIPGWLAVERTDRAARTGRNPQTGETIQIAAGHSVKLTAGSKLKAAVSSKK; encoded by the coding sequence ATGGCTAAGAACCGTAGTGAACTTGTTGCAGAGGTAGCTGGCAAGGCCGGCACCAGCCAGGCTGCCGTCAACTCCGTCCTCGACGCTCTGTTCGAGGTTTTCGAGACTTCTGTCGCCGCCGGCGAGAAGATCACCATCCCGGGCTGGCTCGCCGTGGAGCGCACCGACCGTGCAGCACGCACCGGCCGCAACCCGCAGACCGGCGAAACCATCCAGATCGCAGCAGGCCACAGCGTCAAGCTGACCGCCGGCTCCAAGCTGAAGGCTGCTGTCTCCAGCAAGAAGTAG
- a CDS encoding NHL domain-containing thioredoxin family protein gives MSETVRTHARVRASELVGRNWLNTGGKSLDLEALRGKIVLLDFWTFCCINCLHVLDELRPLEEQYSDVLVTVGVHSPKFEHEADPVALAAAVERYEIHHPVLDDPELDTWKAYTARAWPTLVVIDPEGYIVAHLSGEGHADGLAVLIPELIAEHEAKGTLHRGSGPYVAPEATSGTLRFPGKALFLPPGRGSMAVAGTSDAGSSAGAAATDGASKGSWLVTDTGHHRLVELGTDFQTVLATFGSGTKGHADGPAAGDDATARFNEPQGLVLLPEGVAAKAGYDVVIADSVNHRLRGLSLSSGKASTLAGNGIQRLLETGPARVDEEAAGFTGRLGGHPLEVSLSSPWDVVWSRKLNAVVVAMAGTHQIFSFDPVTGAVAIVAGNGLEGLLDGPAHEAWFAQSSGLAEDADGNIWVADSETSAIRKLIIGENGSVTVESAVGKGLFDFGFRDGPAAEARLQHPLGVTVLPDGSVAIADTYNGAVRRYDPASGTVSTLARGLAEPSDVIVDHTQSAGSEPLLVVVEANKHQLVYVPIPKEAQQVDEGASQTHRPKSPVAAGPLELAVRFTAPTGQKLDDRWGDPTQLKISSTPPELLVSGGGTSVGLLRTLEVSPDVPEGVLHITARAAACDGPETEDGEIPDHAACHLYQQDWGIPVVLQADGDTELVLDLRGMD, from the coding sequence ATGAGCGAAACCGTACGCACGCACGCCCGGGTCCGGGCCTCCGAACTGGTGGGCCGCAACTGGTTGAACACCGGCGGCAAGAGCCTGGATCTCGAAGCCCTGCGCGGCAAGATCGTGCTGCTGGACTTCTGGACCTTCTGCTGCATCAACTGCCTGCACGTCCTGGATGAGCTGCGGCCGCTGGAAGAGCAGTACTCGGATGTCCTGGTCACCGTCGGGGTCCACTCGCCCAAGTTCGAGCATGAAGCGGATCCGGTGGCGCTGGCCGCCGCCGTGGAGCGGTACGAGATCCACCACCCCGTCCTGGACGATCCCGAGCTGGACACCTGGAAGGCCTACACCGCCCGCGCCTGGCCCACCCTGGTGGTCATCGACCCCGAGGGCTACATCGTGGCGCACCTGTCCGGCGAGGGCCACGCGGACGGGCTGGCGGTGCTGATCCCCGAGCTCATCGCCGAACACGAGGCCAAGGGCACCCTCCACCGGGGTTCCGGCCCCTACGTGGCGCCCGAGGCGACCTCCGGCACGCTGCGTTTCCCCGGCAAGGCGCTGTTCCTGCCGCCGGGCCGCGGCTCCATGGCCGTGGCGGGAACGTCCGACGCCGGAAGTTCCGCGGGTGCCGCAGCCACGGATGGGGCCAGCAAGGGTTCCTGGCTGGTTACCGACACCGGGCACCACCGCCTGGTGGAACTGGGAACGGACTTCCAGACCGTGCTGGCCACCTTCGGCTCGGGCACCAAGGGCCATGCCGACGGTCCGGCCGCCGGTGACGACGCCACCGCCCGGTTCAACGAGCCTCAGGGCCTGGTGCTGCTTCCGGAAGGCGTGGCAGCCAAGGCCGGGTACGACGTCGTGATTGCAGACTCCGTGAACCACCGCCTCCGCGGACTTTCCCTCAGCTCCGGCAAAGCGTCCACGTTGGCCGGCAACGGCATCCAGCGCCTGCTGGAAACCGGCCCGGCACGGGTGGACGAGGAGGCGGCCGGCTTCACCGGACGACTTGGCGGACACCCCCTGGAGGTCTCACTCAGCTCACCGTGGGACGTCGTATGGTCGCGCAAACTCAATGCGGTGGTGGTGGCCATGGCCGGCACGCACCAGATTTTCAGCTTCGATCCCGTGACCGGCGCCGTGGCCATCGTGGCCGGCAACGGGCTGGAAGGCCTGCTGGACGGTCCGGCGCACGAGGCTTGGTTCGCGCAGTCTTCCGGCCTGGCCGAGGACGCCGACGGCAACATCTGGGTTGCCGACTCTGAAACGTCCGCCATCCGCAAGCTGATTATTGGCGAGAACGGCTCGGTGACTGTTGAATCCGCCGTCGGCAAGGGACTGTTCGACTTCGGTTTCCGCGACGGACCCGCCGCCGAGGCCCGGCTGCAGCACCCACTCGGCGTGACCGTCCTGCCCGACGGTTCCGTGGCCATCGCGGATACCTACAACGGAGCCGTGCGCCGCTACGACCCCGCATCCGGTACGGTGTCCACCCTGGCCCGTGGCCTCGCCGAGCCCTCCGACGTGATCGTGGACCACACGCAGTCCGCCGGCTCGGAGCCGCTGCTGGTGGTGGTGGAGGCCAACAAGCACCAGCTGGTGTACGTGCCCATCCCCAAGGAAGCGCAGCAGGTGGATGAGGGCGCGTCCCAGACCCACCGGCCCAAGAGCCCTGTGGCGGCGGGCCCGCTGGAGCTGGCGGTCCGCTTCACGGCGCCCACCGGGCAGAAGCTTGATGACCGGTGGGGCGATCCCACCCAGCTGAAGATCTCCTCCACCCCGCCCGAACTGCTGGTGTCCGGCGGCGGAACGTCCGTGGGGCTGCTGCGCACCCTTGAGGTGTCCCCCGACGTCCCCGAGGGCGTGCTGCACATTACCGCCCGCGCCGCGGCATGCGACGGACCCGAAACCGAGGACGGCGAGATCCCCGACCATGCAGCCTGCCACCTCTACCAGCAGGACTGGGGCATCCCGGTGGTCCTGCAGGCCGACGGCGACACTGAGCTGGTCCTGGACCTCCGCGGCATGGACTAA
- a CDS encoding DUF559 domain-containing protein, with the protein MDILKALEVCGGAARRPALARLGVDDAALRRAVRGGLRQPCRGLYALPTAPPDLVAVLRNRELLTCSSATTFYNLWSLPSDGRHHVYHRRQEAVCGDSAHHAGLLLPPPQFQPVAALADVLIHALRCLPFAESLVMVECAVARGDMTVDFLRRRLPGNRNGTARAVLDWVDTGADSLLETLARTYFRQAGIHVQPQVYLERVGYVDLLLDGWLVVELDGRHHADWKQVQKDHRRNNESALQGYTALRYYYADVVYRPQEMVAQVIAVLKRRR; encoded by the coding sequence ATGGATATCCTCAAAGCCCTGGAGGTTTGTGGCGGAGCAGCGCGGCGGCCCGCCCTGGCCAGGTTAGGCGTGGATGATGCCGCGCTTAGGCGGGCGGTTCGGGGAGGGCTGCGGCAACCGTGCCGCGGGCTCTACGCGCTTCCGACGGCGCCTCCGGACCTGGTTGCCGTCCTGAGGAACCGGGAGCTGCTGACGTGTTCCAGTGCCACCACGTTCTACAACTTGTGGTCGCTGCCGTCCGACGGACGACACCACGTATATCATCGCCGCCAAGAGGCTGTCTGCGGCGACAGCGCCCACCATGCCGGTCTCCTCCTGCCGCCACCACAGTTTCAGCCCGTTGCCGCCTTGGCGGATGTGCTGATCCATGCCCTGCGATGCCTGCCTTTCGCGGAGTCACTGGTCATGGTGGAGTGCGCCGTAGCCCGTGGCGACATGACGGTGGATTTCCTGCGCAGGCGGTTGCCCGGAAACCGGAACGGTACAGCCAGGGCTGTTCTGGACTGGGTGGACACCGGGGCGGACTCGCTCTTGGAGACGCTGGCGCGGACCTACTTCCGGCAGGCCGGAATCCACGTGCAACCTCAGGTGTATCTGGAACGAGTGGGGTATGTCGACCTGCTGCTGGACGGGTGGCTGGTCGTGGAACTGGACGGACGGCACCACGCCGACTGGAAACAGGTTCAAAAAGACCACCGCCGCAACAATGAGTCAGCCCTGCAGGGGTATACGGCCCTCCGCTACTACTACGCCGACGTGGTCTACCGGCCCCAGGAGATGGTGGCTCAGGTGATTGCTGTCCTCAAACGGCGGCGGTAG